The following are encoded together in the Phocoena sinus isolate mPhoSin1 chromosome 11, mPhoSin1.pri, whole genome shotgun sequence genome:
- the CCDC71 gene encoding coiled-coil domain-containing protein 71 yields MSVVVQHVEEKAVHSWSRITTAGKKALEEALLVFNPMSQDLSATEAQLVAFLQGLRDDGFQPTILRSGDVYGYSSCTANPPSQTKLQARAPTPAATSPPASAPRTAMRLPAGRATLLPMPLSGRLAKASTPALAKHATTNLLLSSLKQSSASRARGAAVGFPTHLYPGVYPAMRLSVVLEALVPLKTPMACLGAKHKAQSLQLSLADSPLKLRKGPGKRLGNSQPKAPRKATSKGSKCLTRRGPRAGPRQGTGPQSKAYKASGSFSGPRMKGDCALGTKTAQAKASRAQAKVARTQAKAAKARAEAKAARIKAKAKAKAVRAKAKAKAVRARAKARAVRARAKAKAVRARAKAKAVRARAKAKAVRARAKAKAVRARAKAKAVRARAKVARTQPRGRGRPKRSVQARTARRGRKSCPETVGQKRKRTEEAKDLPPQKRTRLGPQSPKVWLGPGTAKLLKFRAIKVDRQSSDDEVRQQAQRILRVNLSPVIRLQPLLPYSAP; encoded by the coding sequence ATGAGCGTGGTGGTGCAGCATGTGGAGGAGAAAGCTGTGCACTCCTGGTCACGGATCACCACGGCAGGGAAGAAGGCCCTGGAGGAAGCGTTGCTTGTCTTTAACCCCATGAGCCAGGATCTCAGTGCCACTGAGGCCCAGCTTGTGGCCTTCCTGCAGGGCCTGCGGGATGATGGCTTCCAACCTACCATCCTGCGCAGCGGTGATGTCTATGGCTATAGTTCGTGCACAGCCAACCCCCCAAGCCAGACAAAGCTTCAAGCTCgtgcccccaccccagctgccACATCACCTCCAGCCAGTGCTCCCCGAACTGCCATGCGGCTGCCTGCAGGCCGGGCCACGCTGCTCCCCATGCCACTGTCTGGCAGGCTGGCCAAAGCATCCACACCAGCCCTCGCCAAGCATGCCACTACCAACCTGCTACTGAGCTCCCTGAAGCAGTCAAGTGCCAGCCGTGCCCGGGGTGCAGCAGTGGGCTTTCCCACCCACCTCTATCCAGGTGTCTACCCTGCCATGCGGCTCTCCGTTGTCCTTGAGGCCCTGGTTCCACTCAAGACTCCCATGGCCTGCTTGGGTGCCAAGCACAAGGCACAGTCACTGCAGCTCTCACTTGCAGACTCTCCCCTGAAGCTGCGGAAAGGTCCAGGGAAGAGGCTGGGGAATTCCCAGCCCAAAGCTCCCAGAAAAGCCACAAGCAAGGGCTCCAAGTGTCTGACTCGAAGAGGCCCCAGGGCTGGACCCCGACAAGGCACTGGGCCCCAGAGCAAGGCCTACAAAGCCTCTGGTTCCTTCAGTGGCCCACGAATGAAAGGTGATTGTGCTCTGGGCACCAAAACAGCCCAGGCCAAAGCTTCCCGTGCCCAGGCCAAGGTGGCTCGAACACAAGCCAAAGCTGCCAAGGCCCGGGCAGAAGCCAAGGCAGCACGGATCAAGGCCAAGGCCAAAGCCAAGGCAGTGCGGGCCAAGGCTAAGGCCAAGGCAGTGCGGGCCAGGGCCAAGGCCAGGGCAGTGCGGGCCAGGGCCAAGGCCAAGGCAGTGCGGGCCAGGGCCAAGGCCAAGGCAGTGCGGGCCAGGGCCAAGGCCAAGGCAGTGCGGGCCAGGGCCAAGGCCAAGGCAGTGCGGGCCAGGGCCAAGGCCAAGGCAGTGCGGGCCAGGGCCAAGGTGGCTCGGACCCagcccaggggcaggggcaggccaAAAAGGTCTGTTCAGGCCAGGACTGCAAGGAGGGGCCGGAAAAGCTGCCCTGAGACTGTgggacagaagaggaaaaggactGAGGAGGCAAAGGATCTTCCTCCCCAGAAGAGAACACGGCTTGGGCCCCAGTCCCCTAAGGTATGGCTAGGACCTGGAACGGCAAAGCTGCTGAAATTCCGGGCCATCAAGGTGGACAGGCAGTCCTCAGATGATGAGGTGCGGCAGCAGGCTCAACGGATCCTCCGTGTGAACCTTTCCCCTGTAATACGACTTCAGCCATTGCTGCCATACTCAGCACCCTGA
- the LOC116761807 gene encoding laminin subunit beta-1-like isoform X1, with the protein MADQGGAETWEGGTILLDSVKGLPGLRSVDPGATGHLQELHKAGCMEAARMSLSSTMPEACVRLAGSISALFQGGGLACECHPQGSLTTECALLGGQCCCHPNIDGRTCDHCRPGTYGFRSTGCRECCCHTKGATNAICNPVNGQCPCRAGLAGRCCDHCLYGWWSFPCCQPCACNGAAELCHPLTAVCQDCHGATMGQHCERCLDGYYGDPTLGSGQQCWPCLCPGHPGSGIYHGTSCHVDSTSGCVLCLCASGYAGPRCDRCSLGYFGHPWPGDDPRRSLCQPCQCNNNIDPVIQLPVTPTVDTASTVSTTAMALAVPTAGLASKAVPCTKGAAGMSVC; encoded by the exons ATGGCAGACCAAGGGGGTGCAGAGACCTGGGAAGGGGGCACCATCCTTCTGGACTCA GTGAAAGGGTTGCCTGGACTGAGGTCTGTGGACCCTGGGGCCACGGGGCACTTGCAGGAGCTCCACAAGGCGGGCTGCATGGAGGCAGCGAGGATGAGCCTCTCCAGCACTATGCCTGAGGCCTGTGTCCGCCTTGCCGGCAGCATCTCTGCCCTGTTCCAGGGGGGTGGACTTG CATGTGAGTGCCACCCCCAGGGTTCACTGACCACCGAGTGTGCCCTGCTGGGTGGGCAGTGCTGCTGCCACCCTAACATTGATGGTCGTACCTGTGACCACTGCAGGCCTGGAACATATGGCTTCCGGTCCACTGGCTGCCGTG AGTGCTGCTGCCACACCAAGGGTGCCACTAATGCCATTTGTAACCCTGTGAACGGGCAGTGCCCCTGTCGGGCAGGCCTTGCTGGTCGCTGCTGTGACCACTGCCTCTATGGCTGGTGGAGCTTCCCATGCTGCCAACCCTGTGCCTGCAATGGAGCTGCTGAGTTGTGCCATCCACTCACAGCAGTCTGCCAGGACTGCCATGGGGCCACAATGGGCCAGCACTGTGAGAG GTGCTTGGATGGCTACTACGGAGACCCCACCCTGGGCTCAGGCCAGCAgtgctggccctgcctctgtcctGGGCACCCTGGCTCAGGCATCTATCATGGGACTTCCTGCCATGTGGACAGCACCAGTGGATGTGTCCTGTGTCTCTGTGCATCTGGCTATGCAG GCCCCCGCTGTGACCGCTGCTCCTTGGGCTACTTTGGGCACCCTTGGCCAGGAGATGACCCCAGAAGGAGTCTGTGCCAGCCCTGCCAGTGCAACAACAATATTGATCCCGTGATCCAGCTGCCTGTGACCCCCACAGTGGACACTGCCAGCACTGTCAGCACCACAGCCATGGCCCTGGCTGTGCCCACTGCGGGCCTGGCTTCCAAGGCAGTGCCCTGCACCAAGGGGGCTGCCGGCATGAGTGT GTGCTGA
- the LOC116761807 gene encoding laminin subunit beta-1-like isoform X2, translated as MEAARMSLSSTMPEACVRLAGSISALFQGGGLACECHPQGSLTTECALLGGQCCCHPNIDGRTCDHCRPGTYGFRSTGCRECCCHTKGATNAICNPVNGQCPCRAGLAGRCCDHCLYGWWSFPCCQPCACNGAAELCHPLTAVCQDCHGATMGQHCERCLDGYYGDPTLGSGQQCWPCLCPGHPGSGIYHGTSCHVDSTSGCVLCLCASGYAGPRCDRCSLGYFGHPWPGDDPRRSLCQPCQCNNNIDPVIQLPVTPTVDTASTVSTTAMALAVPTAGLASKAVPCTKGAAGMSVC; from the exons ATGGAGGCAGCGAGGATGAGCCTCTCCAGCACTATGCCTGAGGCCTGTGTCCGCCTTGCCGGCAGCATCTCTGCCCTGTTCCAGGGGGGTGGACTTG CATGTGAGTGCCACCCCCAGGGTTCACTGACCACCGAGTGTGCCCTGCTGGGTGGGCAGTGCTGCTGCCACCCTAACATTGATGGTCGTACCTGTGACCACTGCAGGCCTGGAACATATGGCTTCCGGTCCACTGGCTGCCGTG AGTGCTGCTGCCACACCAAGGGTGCCACTAATGCCATTTGTAACCCTGTGAACGGGCAGTGCCCCTGTCGGGCAGGCCTTGCTGGTCGCTGCTGTGACCACTGCCTCTATGGCTGGTGGAGCTTCCCATGCTGCCAACCCTGTGCCTGCAATGGAGCTGCTGAGTTGTGCCATCCACTCACAGCAGTCTGCCAGGACTGCCATGGGGCCACAATGGGCCAGCACTGTGAGAG GTGCTTGGATGGCTACTACGGAGACCCCACCCTGGGCTCAGGCCAGCAgtgctggccctgcctctgtcctGGGCACCCTGGCTCAGGCATCTATCATGGGACTTCCTGCCATGTGGACAGCACCAGTGGATGTGTCCTGTGTCTCTGTGCATCTGGCTATGCAG GCCCCCGCTGTGACCGCTGCTCCTTGGGCTACTTTGGGCACCCTTGGCCAGGAGATGACCCCAGAAGGAGTCTGTGCCAGCCCTGCCAGTGCAACAACAATATTGATCCCGTGATCCAGCTGCCTGTGACCCCCACAGTGGACACTGCCAGCACTGTCAGCACCACAGCCATGGCCCTGGCTGTGCCCACTGCGGGCCTGGCTTCCAAGGCAGTGCCCTGCACCAAGGGGGCTGCCGGCATGAGTGT GTGCTGA